The following coding sequences lie in one bacterium genomic window:
- a CDS encoding NADH:ubiquinone reductase (Na(+)-transporting) subunit D: MSTTREILLDPLIDNNPIGLQVLGICSALAVTTQLKNAIVMTLAVIFVLAASSVSVSVLRKQIPGSVRIIAQLTIIASMVMIADQFLRAFLYDISLQLSVFVGLIITNCIIMGRAEAFAMQNKPWPSFLDAIGNGAGYGLVLIVVAVVRELLGSGKLFGKTIFLTVSEGGWYVPNGLMVLAPAAFILIGCFIWAVRAFRPEQVEEEFHVGLLETAHDSELR; this comes from the coding sequence ATGAGCACGACACGGGAAATCCTGCTCGATCCGTTGATCGACAACAATCCGATCGGGCTCCAGGTGCTCGGCATCTGCTCTGCCCTGGCTGTCACGACCCAGCTGAAGAATGCCATCGTGATGACGCTGGCCGTGATCTTCGTGCTGGCGGCTTCGTCGGTCTCGGTGAGCGTCCTTCGCAAACAGATCCCCGGAAGCGTTCGCATCATCGCCCAGCTGACGATCATCGCCTCGATGGTGATGATTGCCGACCAGTTTCTTCGGGCCTTCCTCTACGACATCAGCCTGCAGCTCTCGGTCTTCGTCGGCCTGATCATCACCAACTGCATCATCATGGGCCGGGCCGAAGCCTTCGCGATGCAGAACAAACCCTGGCCGAGTTTTCTCGATGCGATTGGAAACGGTGCGGGATACGGCCTCGTACTGATCGTCGTAGCCGTTGTCCGGGAACTCCTCGGCTCCGGGAAGCTCTTCGGGAAGACGATCTTCCTCACCGTTTCTGAGGGTGGCTGGTACGTGCCTAATGGTCTGATGGTGCTGGCCCCGGCGGCGTTCATCCTCATCGGGTGCTTCATCTGGGCCGTCAGGGCTTTCCGGCCGGAGCAGGTGGAAGAAGAATTCCACGTGGGTCTGCTCGAAACCGCCCACGATAGTGAGTTGCGCTGA
- a CDS encoding aldo/keto reductase: MQHERRSESLSRRGFIQYMAMLAVGGRTLMSCGDGRAAIYAAREAGGSAAIWPEMTYRRLGRTNFNASRLVFGCGAALMFRQKDALLNAAFDAGINVFDVGYRGYYRDAEQHLAPFIGKVRDKVFLISKAPADLEAEPDEAITVQQAKQAAASWGKRLDASLGELQVEHVNAYYLMASYNPSLIASEEIYRTFQDAKQAGKVTHLGLSTHRNAEKVLLTAAGTGWYDLAMIAITPGGWYDWESKSVLEGSKPMTGLQPVLAKAREAGIGLVGMKAARHLAGLPILGWWKKLDAFNEYYDEKLMAASLSSFQRSYAYVLAHGLDVVNADMGSLAHLQENVVAATNSPTYFV; this comes from the coding sequence ATGCAACACGAGCGAAGATCCGAATCCCTCAGCCGCCGCGGGTTCATCCAGTACATGGCGATGCTGGCGGTGGGCGGGCGCACCCTGATGAGCTGCGGCGACGGCAGGGCCGCAATCTACGCCGCGCGTGAGGCTGGCGGTTCCGCGGCGATCTGGCCGGAGATGACCTACCGCAGGCTGGGCCGTACGAACTTCAATGCCAGTCGCCTCGTCTTCGGATGCGGGGCGGCCTTGATGTTCCGCCAGAAGGACGCCCTGTTGAATGCGGCCTTCGACGCGGGCATCAACGTCTTCGACGTGGGCTACCGCGGGTACTACCGCGACGCGGAACAACATCTGGCCCCGTTCATCGGCAAGGTCCGCGACAAGGTATTCCTGATCTCCAAGGCCCCTGCGGACCTCGAAGCGGAGCCCGACGAAGCCATCACTGTCCAGCAGGCGAAACAGGCTGCGGCAAGCTGGGGTAAGCGACTCGATGCCAGCCTCGGCGAACTCCAGGTCGAGCACGTGAACGCCTACTACCTGATGGCGTCCTACAACCCGTCCTTGATCGCCAGTGAGGAGATCTACCGGACCTTCCAGGACGCCAAGCAGGCGGGCAAGGTGACCCATCTCGGTCTCAGCACCCACCGCAATGCAGAGAAGGTGCTTCTAACCGCCGCGGGTACCGGTTGGTACGACCTCGCGATGATCGCGATCACTCCTGGTGGCTGGTACGACTGGGAGAGCAAGAGCGTGCTCGAGGGTTCGAAGCCGATGACGGGCCTGCAACCCGTACTCGCGAAGGCACGCGAGGCGGGCATCGGGCTGGTGGGCATGAAGGCGGCTCGTCATCTGGCGGGCCTCCCGATCCTCGGATGGTGGAAGAAGCTCGACGCGTTCAACGAGTACTACGATGAGAAACTCATGGCCGCCTCGCTCTCCAGCTTCCAACGCAGCTACGCCTACGTCCTGGCCCACGGTCTCGACGTGGTCAATGCAGACATGGGCTCGCTGGCGCATCTGCAGGAGAATGTCGTGGCGGCGACGAATTCGCCGACCTACTTCGTCTGA
- a CDS encoding NADH:ubiquinone reductase (Na(+)-transporting) subunit F, translated as MVGFTVIIVLLTVILLVVKAYLSPGGKVRVGINGDDSKALEVSAGDTLLSTLAANNIFIPSACGGKGTCGVCRCHVESGGGALLPTETSHITSKEARAGERLACQVKVKEDMEIGLPAEVFDVRKWKCRVRSNYNVATFIKELVLELPEGEEVPFRAGGYIQIECPPHVVKYSDIDVEEEYRGDWDKFNLWRYESKVDDEVSRAYSMASYPDEKDIIMLNVRIASPPPNAPDVPPGQMSSYIFNLKPGDEVVISGPYGDFFARETGNEMCFIGGGAGMAPMRSHIFDQFRRLHADRKVTFWYGARSLREAFYIEHFDAISSENENFEWYLALSEPQPEDNWTGLTGFIHQVLFDNYLKDHPEPEEIEYYLCGPPMMIDACKKMLDDLGVEPENVMSDDFGG; from the coding sequence ATGGTTGGCTTCACCGTCATCATCGTCCTGCTGACGGTGATTCTCCTGGTCGTGAAGGCCTACCTCTCACCCGGTGGCAAGGTTCGGGTTGGGATCAACGGTGACGATTCCAAAGCCCTGGAGGTGAGTGCAGGCGATACCCTGCTCTCGACCCTCGCCGCAAACAACATCTTCATTCCGTCGGCCTGCGGCGGGAAGGGCACCTGCGGTGTGTGCCGCTGTCACGTCGAATCGGGGGGCGGTGCGCTGCTTCCCACCGAGACCTCTCACATCACCTCGAAGGAAGCCCGGGCGGGAGAGCGCCTGGCTTGCCAGGTGAAGGTGAAGGAGGATATGGAGATCGGGCTTCCGGCGGAGGTCTTCGACGTCCGCAAATGGAAGTGCCGCGTTCGCTCCAACTACAACGTGGCGACGTTCATCAAGGAGCTGGTTCTCGAACTGCCGGAAGGCGAAGAGGTTCCCTTCCGAGCGGGCGGCTACATCCAGATCGAGTGCCCGCCCCACGTCGTCAAATACAGCGACATCGACGTGGAGGAGGAGTACCGGGGCGATTGGGACAAGTTCAACCTCTGGCGATACGAGTCGAAGGTGGATGACGAGGTCTCCCGGGCCTACTCGATGGCCAGTTACCCCGACGAGAAGGACATCATCATGTTGAATGTCCGCATCGCCTCGCCGCCGCCGAACGCCCCCGACGTTCCGCCGGGCCAGATGTCCTCCTACATCTTCAACTTGAAGCCCGGCGATGAGGTCGTGATCTCGGGTCCCTACGGCGACTTCTTCGCCCGCGAAACCGGCAACGAGATGTGCTTCATCGGCGGCGGCGCGGGCATGGCGCCGATGCGCTCCCACATCTTCGATCAATTCCGTCGCTTGCACGCCGATCGCAAGGTCACCTTCTGGTACGGCGCACGTTCCCTGCGCGAGGCGTTCTACATCGAGCACTTCGATGCGATTTCCTCGGAGAACGAGAATTTCGAGTGGTATCTCGCACTCTCCGAGCCGCAGCCCGAGGACAACTGGACGGGCCTGACGGGCTTCATCCATCAGGTGCTCTTCGACAACTACCTGAAGGATCATCCCGAGCCGGAAGAGATCGAGTACTACCTGTGTGGCCCGCCGATGATGATCGACGCCTGCAAGAAGATGCTCGACGATCTGGGCGTCGAACCCGAAAACGTCATGTCCGACGATTTCGGAGGCTAG
- a CDS encoding FAD:protein FMN transferase: MLWCEAPRQTLLAGQTMGTTWSVTLTRPDPNARQAVQARLDAVNAAMSTWDPDSGLSRFNAHLSTDPFRLSAETLRVMALAQEVSEATGGAFDVTVRPLVAAWGFGAGARVPGAGPIDAELAELRARVGYERLDLDPVGGTAQKQHPRLEVDLSAVAKGFGVDEVARALSELGHERFLVEVGGEVRARGERPGGGPWRLAIERPEPDGRAVHAVVELRDQSMATSGDYRSFYEQEGERLTHIVDPRIGRPVSHALASVSVVHQDAASADAWATALTVLGPEEGPAVADEMKIAAYFILRTASGSYETRTTGPFPRLHVAGEQTR; encoded by the coding sequence ATGCTCTGGTGCGAAGCGCCCAGGCAGACGCTGCTCGCGGGCCAGACGATGGGGACCACCTGGTCGGTCACGCTCACCCGGCCGGATCCGAATGCGCGCCAGGCGGTGCAAGCCCGGCTCGACGCGGTCAACGCGGCGATGTCGACCTGGGATCCCGATTCTGGGCTCTCGCGCTTCAACGCCCATTTGAGCACCGATCCGTTTCGGCTCTCAGCCGAAACACTTCGCGTCATGGCTCTCGCCCAGGAGGTGAGCGAAGCGACAGGCGGGGCGTTCGACGTCACCGTGCGACCGCTCGTCGCCGCGTGGGGCTTCGGCGCTGGAGCGCGGGTTCCCGGCGCCGGCCCGATCGATGCGGAGCTGGCGGAGCTCCGCGCGCGCGTCGGCTACGAACGCCTCGACCTCGATCCCGTCGGAGGGACCGCCCAGAAGCAGCACCCGCGGCTGGAGGTCGATCTCTCCGCCGTCGCCAAGGGCTTCGGTGTGGACGAGGTCGCCCGGGCGCTCTCGGAACTCGGCCACGAGCGCTTCCTGGTCGAGGTCGGCGGAGAGGTTCGTGCCCGCGGCGAACGCCCCGGAGGCGGTCCATGGCGCCTCGCCATCGAACGCCCGGAGCCCGACGGCCGGGCCGTCCACGCCGTCGTCGAGCTACGCGATCAGTCCATGGCGACTTCCGGTGACTACCGCAGTTTCTACGAGCAGGAGGGCGAGCGGCTCACCCATATCGTCGATCCGCGCATTGGCCGCCCCGTATCGCATGCTCTCGCCTCGGTCAGCGTCGTGCATCAGGACGCCGCCAGCGCCGATGCCTGGGCGACGGCTCTGACGGTGCTGGGGCCGGAAGAGGGACCGGCCGTTGCAGACGAGATGAAGATCGCCGCCTACTTCATCCTGCGCACCGCGTCGGGCAGCTATGAGACCCGGACCACAGGGCCCTTCCCGCGCCTTCATGTCGCCGGGGAGCAGACCCGGTAG
- the nqrE gene encoding NADH:ubiquinone reductase (Na(+)-transporting) subunit E has product MLEHYLSLATKAIFVENMALAYFLGMCSFLAVSRKVETAIGLGAAVIFVLGLTMPLNQILVKSFLEEGALSWLPGGENVNLSFLSYLVLIGTIAAMTQIVEMVIDRFAPALYGTLGVFLPLIAVNCAILGGALFMVQRDYTLGEATVFGIGSGIGWALAIVALAAVRERLRYNDVPAPLRGLGITFITVGLMAIAFMSFSGIQL; this is encoded by the coding sequence ATGCTCGAGCACTATCTCAGCCTCGCCACGAAAGCGATCTTCGTCGAGAACATGGCCCTGGCCTACTTCCTGGGCATGTGCTCCTTCCTGGCCGTCTCGCGGAAGGTGGAGACCGCGATCGGCCTGGGCGCTGCGGTCATCTTCGTGTTGGGGCTGACGATGCCCCTGAACCAGATTCTGGTCAAAAGCTTCCTGGAAGAGGGTGCGCTTTCCTGGCTGCCCGGCGGCGAGAACGTGAACCTCTCGTTCCTGAGCTACCTCGTGTTGATCGGGACGATTGCCGCGATGACCCAGATCGTCGAGATGGTGATCGACCGCTTCGCGCCGGCGCTATACGGCACACTAGGCGTCTTTCTGCCGCTGATCGCGGTGAATTGCGCGATTCTGGGTGGCGCGCTCTTCATGGTTCAGCGCGATTACACGCTTGGCGAGGCCACGGTCTTCGGCATTGGCTCGGGTATCGGTTGGGCATTGGCGATCGTTGCGTTGGCCGCGGTGCGTGAGCGCCTGCGATACAACGACGTCCCCGCTCCGCTGCGTGGCCTGGGCATCACCTTCATCACAGTTGGACTGATGGCGATTGCCTTCATGTCCTTCTCGGGTATCCAGCTCTAG